From the genome of Xylocopilactobacillus apis:
ATAAAAGTCCTGTTCTTCTTTTGACGACTCTAACTGGCGATTTAACAAATTTTTTAGGTCAGTTATATTAACTTCAACTCCCGCATAAATCATTTTTTCCAACCGAGAAATCACTTCTTTAGCTACAAAAACATTATCCTTAATGCCTACAAGATGAAGTTGATCTTGAGAGATATTGATATTTACCTTGAGCGATTCCTCGATCAATTTTAAATATATATCGTTAATTCCAAAAAGCTGATAAATGTTTTTCGGATACGGCAAGTAAAGTTCAAACTGTTTCAATGATGTATCTGTCAAATAAACTCCTTAAATTAAAAATGCTTCTACTTTTAATTAATTAGCTGATTTCATTTTATCCATAGTTTCGTTTAAAACTCGGTCAACAAAATTATTTCCACTACTTGTGGCATGTCCTTTAACCCAAACAAACTCAATTTGTTTAAAAAACTTCAATAACTGATAAATCTCGCGCCAAAGATCATCATTCAGCACAGGTCCTCCACCTGATTTTCGCCAGTTTCTCTTCGCCCAATTATCCAACCAATGCTGATTTATTGCATCAACAATGTACTTTGAATCAGAATAGACGGTGATTGGAAACATGTTACCTTTTGAAGACTTTAATTTTTGGAGGGCTTTTAATAATCCTGTTAATTCCATTTGATTATTAGTTGCTCCAAAGACACCATCACTAGCATAAAACTTTTTTCCGTCATATGTAATTAAATATGCCCAGGCTGCCAGATCCGTTGAACGAACCTTACCGCCTTTAAAGTTACCAGTGTTTCTAGTGCCACCATCGGTAAAGATTGTAATTTTCGGCAAAATTATCCTCAATATAAAAAAAGACAGTTGATGCTGTCTTTCGTCATTATTTCTTTTTTCTCTTGCGTGCTGCTTCTGACTTTAACTTACGCTTAACACTTGGTTTTTCATAGAATTCACGTTTACGATATTCCTGTAAAGTTCCACTCTTTGAAACTGCCCTTTTAAAACGTTTTAAAGCATCATCAAGAGATTCGTTCTTCCGAACAACTGTTCTCGTCAAAATTCAAACCCCCCTCCGCTTATATAATTAAGATTTATACTACTAGAATAATCAAGAGTTGTCAATTAGAAATTGCCGATAAATAAGCAATTCTATAGATATTATTAAAAATATGTACCTTACCATAAAAAAAATCCCATTAAATTGGGATTCTTAAAAAATAAAATATCTACCAAGTGTCACAGGTGAGATTCGAACTCACGACCTACGGTTTAGAAGACCGTTGCTCTATCCAGCTGAGCCACTGTGACATAACGAATTGAATTATATATAATTATTCGAACAATTGCAAGATATAATCACCGATTAGTTCACTTTCTTCTCATAAAAATTACCATACAGTTTAACAACACTTGTAATGCTCACAAAAGAATGAGGATCGGTCTCCTTCATAATATTTCTAAAATCATATAACTCATAACGAGAAATAATAGTTAATAAAATTGTTTTCTCATTTTTGCTATATGCCCCTTTAGCTTCTCCAATAATAGTTACTCCTCGATGCAGCCCAATTTTAATATTTTCAATTACACTCTTAGGTTTATCGGTAACAATTAATACTTGCATTCTTTGCTGACGGGTATATAAAGCGTCCATTACTCGCGCACTAACGAAAATTCCAATTGCACTATAAAATGCTGTCGACCACCCAAAAAGAATTGCTGACGCCAACAAAATAAAAAAATTAAAAATCATATTAATAGTTCCAATTGTCCTGCCAGTTTTGCGGCGCATTAAGATCCCAATAATATCTAAACCGCCAGTTGAGATGCCGGTTCTAAGTGCAAAACCTGTCCCAGCACCATTAATTAATCCCCCGAATACCGCATTAATTATTGGATTACTGGTTAATGGTTCTCCAGAAATAAAATGCATAAAAATTGTTGATAGACCCAAGGCAACGATAGTATAAAAAGTAAAATGATGCCCAATTTTTTGCCATCCGATAACCATTATTGGAATATTTAGAACAAATAACATTACTGGAGTCGTCATAAAATCTATGTGGAGGTAACGGCTTGTAATAGTTTGGATGAGCTGAGCAAGTCCTGTTACTCCTGAACCGTATAAATTACTTGAAGACCAAAAAACATTAATTGCAATTGTGACCGATATCGCGTAAGTAATCGCGGCCATTAATTTGTTCCATCGCTGGTACCGATGTAAAATTTCAGAAAAATTTGTGTTCATTATTTTATTATTCCCGCAATGTTAAATATTTTCTTCCTTACCTTTAAAAATAAACTATTCTATTATAGATACTTATGCAGATATTTAAAGCATAAAATTCAAAATTTATAACTTATGCTATAATTTACGTCGAATATTAAGCTAGCTGGGAGTCCTTACATGAAAAAAAATTTAACAGCATTAACAATTTTACTATCTACAGTGGTTTTATTTGGCTGTAGTAATACAGATTCTAAAAAATCTACTTCTTCTTCACAACATATTAGTAAAAATAAAAAGAAACTCACTTCCCAAGATAAAATTAAAACTCAAAAGTTTAACTTTGAAAATAAACAAGTCGATAATAGTGAGTTCACAATTAAAATAACCAAATATCGGGTGATTAAACCTGGTAAAAAAGGAAATAAGAACGGGAAATCGCCAGTTATTGCCTTTTGGTATCAGGTTAAGAACAAAAATAAAAACAATCACGTTGATCCAATTACAGCATGGCAAGCCGTTTTTAAAGCTCAGCAATTAGGATCTAACAATAAAAAGTATGATTTACAGATAGCCGCTTTACCTGATGATAAATACCTTCAATCTCAAATGACGGAGATTAAGCAGGGTAAAACCGTTGAAAATGCAATTGCCTACAAACTTAATAATAAGAAAAATTCAGTCGATCTAATCTCCATAAAAGGACCATTTGGTGAAGGGTCTGGTAAAGAAACATTTCCAATTAAATAATTGTTGTACTTCAGACTCCTCGTTGTCTTAATGACGACGGGGAGTTTTTGCTGCAAAAAAAAAAGAGTTTCAGAAATTTGAAACTCCCACAAAAAACTATTTAGGCATTTTAACTGGACGATCAGATGAAGAAACGTTAGAAGTAAAACTTACAGATCTCATTGACATCGGGGTTGAAACCCAGACAGTTTTTTTTGCTCTCATACCTTTAGTAAGACCTTTTCGATTCCGATAATTCGAATTAGAGCGAGTTTTACTAGAAAAAAATTGTGCAAACATTATATGTGCCTCCATATCATAAAAAATTTAAATTATTTATTCTACAGAAAAAAGTGCTTGGTACAGATTACTTTTTACACGTCATTAACCCTCAACTCTTTTTATTTCAAAAATCGATTTCAGAATAATATCTGGATTAATTACTTGTTCAAGTAATTATCAAAAGTTTTATCTGTCAACATTAATTTTCTTATTTTGGGTCTATATTCCCACCACTTATTTTAGCATGTTTAATCATAATTAATACCGATTAAAAATAAATATTTTGTTAAATTTAGGTTACGTTTAATCACGATAAATACTCAATTCTTGACTCAATTTGCTCTTTAAGAAGCTTAACAAAAGACTGATCATCTTTATTAGCAAAAGATTCATCAAAAGCATTAAAAAAAATAAATGGAGATAAAGCGTTTTTATCTAAAGCTTTTTCAAAAAATTCGTAAATATATTTTTTTGAAAACGGAAAGTTAAGAAAGTTTTTTATTTCCTCTGATTTAAGCAATTTAACATAATATTTTGCTTTCTTTAAATCTTCAAGTTCATTGTTCTTATAAGGGGCTCGAACTAAATATTTAAAAATTTGTCCCAAATTATAACTCATTTGGGTATTTTCAATCACATCTATGGGCTGTAAGGGATAATATTCTGTATAATGCCGCGGGTTATTAACATCGTCGTAAACTTCCATTAATCTATCCTCCGATCATTTAAAATAATTATAGTTTATGTAGAAATTTAGTTATACTTATTAATAAAAGTGGAGGAAATAATGGATAAAAAATTAACTGTTTACGCTGTATCTGATTCTTTAGGCGATACAGCAACAAAAATAGCACGAGCAATTATGGCTCAATTTCCAAGTATTGAGGTAAGTTACATAAAGTTTCCTTTTAGTAACGATGAAAAAAAGATTACTAAACTAGTTGACGAAGCAGCAGACAATAATGCAATCATCATCTTCTCGTTAGGCGGAAAAGGTTTAGCTAAATATATGACTAGCTATACAAAAGCTCGAAATGTCCCAAGTTTTGATTTAATGAGTCCGATCATTGATTTTGTTAAAGAAAAGACCGGAATTGAGCCTAGTGGAGAAGTGGGTGCAGTTCATCGATTAAATGATAATTATTTTAATCGAATTTCAGCAGTTGAATTTGCGGTACTTTATGATGACGGTAAGGATCCAAAAGGATTTTTAGAAGCAGATTTAGTTCTAGTCGGAGTCTCTCGAACTTCAAAAACTCCTCTATCGCTCTTCTTAGCTAATCGTAATCTTAAGGTGGCCAACTATCCTTTAGTAAAAAATGCAGACGTGCCAAAAGAATTATTTCAAATCGACAGTAAAAAAATAGTTGGTCTAACGACTGATCCTGAGGTATTAAATAAGTTTCGCAGAGAACGTCTGATTTCTTATGGACTTAGTCCGGATGCGACTTATTCAGATATGGACAATGTAAAAGAGGAACTATCATATGCCGATGATATATTTAAAAAATTAAACTGTATTGTAATAAACACTGCTCATCGTTCAATAGAAGAAACAGCTGCGCTAATTATGCAGCATTTAAATTTAGACGATGAAGGACAGCCAATTAAAAATAGATAAAGCATGATGAAATATAATACATTTTCAGATTACCGTAAATTTAATCCAAAAGAAGAATTAAAAAATATAAACTTTTATATCGATATCCCAATTTTTTCAAAAAGAATCGAGTTTTACTTTAAAGCTTTAATTGTGCAGGAAAGTTTGACAAAATCGATTGCAGTTAATGAAAAGATTAATTTAGAACAGTTGCTTGATTCTTCGCCTGACAATATCTATGCTGAAGAATTTTATACCATTATTCTTCAAATTATGGATTTTCATTTGGGAATTGAATTCAAAGTTGGCAAATCTTTTGCCTTTCTAAAAGAAATTAACCAATCGATTCTTGATGATCAAGTTGTCGATCTTACTAACATTGATGATTTTATTTTTAACGCGCTTAACCTACGAGCGGCAAACGGGCTATCATTAATCGACAATTTAACTAATGATGACTTTTTAGTTAATCGAGTTGAGAACAATTCAAAGCCAATCTTTTTTGCAGGAAAATCACTTCCTGTTTTCAATAAATTTATTAAAGAAAGTTATTATATCGATACGAACATTGATACCGATGATGATGGATTTAGCGATCGAGTTTTGGTTCAAGTGACAAGACCCGATACAACAAATAAAGTTCCCGTTCTTCTTTGCGCTGATCCCTACTTTGAAGGAACCAATGAGATGGAACAAAATTTAAACACCATTGAAGGAAATCTCAAAGAAAAATCGGTCACAGAGTTTAAGACTCAAAAAATTAGTAACTATCCAACTGCCCCTGCTAAGATCATAAAAGACGGGATCAAAAAACCTGAACATCGATCAGAAAATCAAGAATCTAATAACATCCCCCTTAATGACTTTTTCATTCCCCGAGGATTTGCTGTAGCTTATGTTGCAGGACTTGGGACCCGTAATTCTGATGGAATGAGGACAACTGGAGATCGAGCTGAAACTTTAACATACTCTAAAGCAGTTGAGTTTCTTAGCGGCAACGAAAAAGGATTCTATACGAGGTATGGTGAAGAGAAAGTAACAATTCAATGGACCAATGGATCTGTGGCAATGACCGGACGCAGTTATCTAGGTACCCTTGCTACCGCTACTGCAACTCAAAATCCCCGTGGGTTAAAGACTATTATTTCAGAATCTGCCATTTCAAACTGGTACGATTATTACCGAGAAAATGGATTAGTGGTAGCTCCTGGTGGTTTTCCTGGCGAAGATGCCGATGTTTTAGCATTAGACACCTATTCCCGCTGGTTTAGCGGCGCTGACTATTTAAAAACACACGAGAAATTTCTTTCTCATATGGAGAAGTTAAGAGAACAGCAAGATCGTGATACAGGCAACTACAACAATTTTTGGAACGATCGCAACTATTTACTAGAAGCTTCTAATATCAAAATTGATTGTCTTTACGCTCACGGTTTAAATGATTGGAATGTTAAACCGATTAATGTTTATAACGTTAATCAAATTGCTAAAAATGCAAAAATAAAAGTGATTCTTCATCAAGGCGAACATATCAGTCCTCACAACATTCAATCGATTGATTATTTAGACATTTGTAATCTTTGGTTGTCCAATCATCTATATAATATTGACAACAAGATAGTGGATACATTACCAAATATAATTGTTGAAAATAATCGAACTCCTGACCAATGGAAAGAGCAGTCTGCTTGGGGCGGCAAAAATAATAAAGAAATTAAATTAGGAAGTTCAATTGTTTCCTATAGTGATAATTTAACTCATATTTTTAAAGATAAATTTGATCAAAAGTTAACTAAATATGAGGATTCTTTTGCTTTAAATGATCCGGTGTTTAAAGATCAATGTTTTGTTTTTAATTATCAGCCGGATGAGAAATTCACCATTAACGGACAAGTTAAAATTGAGACTGAAATTTCAACAAATCAAAGAACTGGCTTATTAAGTGCAGCGTTGTATGAAATTAAACCACAAAAAATTTCAACTAAGACTCCCGCTCCCGTACCTGATCGCTTTTTTCAAATTACACCCCATCAAGAACGAACTCCTCTCGTTAATTTCAACCAAAAATCATTTGAATACCGCTTAATAACGTTTGGACACCTTAATTTACAAAATATTCAAGGACCTGGAATAGTAAATGAAATAATCCCAAATACTCCGTTAAAATTGACACTTGCTTTACAGCCGACAATCTACGAAGTTCTAAAAATTTCAAAACTAAGATTAATTCTTTTTGGCAGCGATATGAAATATACGATTCATGTCGTCACACCGCAAACTTACCAAATTAATTTAAACAAATCTAAATTAAAAATTCCTTTTTCTCTTTAACAAAAAAACAGTTTAAATCGATTCAATGAATCAATCTAAACTGTTTTTAATTTGTCTTTTTAAAGGATATACTCGCTAAGATCACGGTTAGAAATAATACCAGTTAATTTATCTTCAACGTACTTATCAGTAATTTCAATCTTTCCTGTCTGCATGCCTGGAGTTTCAAAAAGAATGTCTTCAAGCAATTTTTCAATTACTGTTGCCAAACGACGAGCTCCAATATTTTCATTCGTTTCATTAAGTTTAGCTGAAATCTCAGCAATTTTATCAATTGCCTCAGAACTGAAGCTTAAATCTACTCCGTCTGTTTTAA
Proteins encoded in this window:
- a CDS encoding ribonuclease H family protein, whose translation is MPKITIFTDGGTRNTGNFKGGKVRSTDLAAWAYLITYDGKKFYASDGVFGATNNQMELTGLLKALQKLKSSKGNMFPITVYSDSKYIVDAINQHWLDNWAKRNWRKSGGGPVLNDDLWREIYQLLKFFKQIEFVWVKGHATSSGNNFVDRVLNETMDKMKSAN
- the rpsU gene encoding 30S ribosomal protein S21; the protein is MTRTVVRKNESLDDALKRFKRAVSKSGTLQEYRKREFYEKPSVKRKLKSEAARKRKKK
- a CDS encoding YitT family protein, with translation MNTNFSEILHRYQRWNKLMAAITYAISVTIAINVFWSSSNLYGSGVTGLAQLIQTITSRYLHIDFMTTPVMLFVLNIPIMVIGWQKIGHHFTFYTIVALGLSTIFMHFISGEPLTSNPIINAVFGGLINGAGTGFALRTGISTGGLDIIGILMRRKTGRTIGTINMIFNFFILLASAILFGWSTAFYSAIGIFVSARVMDALYTRQQRMQVLIVTDKPKSVIENIKIGLHRGVTIIGEAKGAYSKNEKTILLTIISRYELYDFRNIMKETDPHSFVSITSVVKLYGNFYEKKVN
- a CDS encoding DUF5067 domain-containing protein, with product MKKNLTALTILLSTVVLFGCSNTDSKKSTSSSQHISKNKKKLTSQDKIKTQKFNFENKQVDNSEFTIKITKYRVIKPGKKGNKNGKSPVIAFWYQVKNKNKNNHVDPITAWQAVFKAQQLGSNNKKYDLQIAALPDDKYLQSQMTEIKQGKTVENAIAYKLNNKKNSVDLISIKGPFGEGSGKETFPIK
- a CDS encoding DUF3310 domain-containing protein, encoding MEVYDDVNNPRHYTEYYPLQPIDVIENTQMSYNLGQIFKYLVRAPYKNNELEDLKKAKYYVKLLKSEEIKNFLNFPFSKKYIYEFFEKALDKNALSPFIFFNAFDESFANKDDQSFVKLLKEQIESRIEYLS
- a CDS encoding pyruvate, water dikinase regulatory protein — translated: MDKKLTVYAVSDSLGDTATKIARAIMAQFPSIEVSYIKFPFSNDEKKITKLVDEAADNNAIIIFSLGGKGLAKYMTSYTKARNVPSFDLMSPIIDFVKEKTGIEPSGEVGAVHRLNDNYFNRISAVEFAVLYDDGKDPKGFLEADLVLVGVSRTSKTPLSLFLANRNLKVANYPLVKNADVPKELFQIDSKKIVGLTTDPEVLNKFRRERLISYGLSPDATYSDMDNVKEELSYADDIFKKLNCIVINTAHRSIEETAALIMQHLNLDDEGQPIKNR
- a CDS encoding Xaa-Pro dipeptidyl-peptidase, producing MMKYNTFSDYRKFNPKEELKNINFYIDIPIFSKRIEFYFKALIVQESLTKSIAVNEKINLEQLLDSSPDNIYAEEFYTIILQIMDFHLGIEFKVGKSFAFLKEINQSILDDQVVDLTNIDDFIFNALNLRAANGLSLIDNLTNDDFLVNRVENNSKPIFFAGKSLPVFNKFIKESYYIDTNIDTDDDGFSDRVLVQVTRPDTTNKVPVLLCADPYFEGTNEMEQNLNTIEGNLKEKSVTEFKTQKISNYPTAPAKIIKDGIKKPEHRSENQESNNIPLNDFFIPRGFAVAYVAGLGTRNSDGMRTTGDRAETLTYSKAVEFLSGNEKGFYTRYGEEKVTIQWTNGSVAMTGRSYLGTLATATATQNPRGLKTIISESAISNWYDYYRENGLVVAPGGFPGEDADVLALDTYSRWFSGADYLKTHEKFLSHMEKLREQQDRDTGNYNNFWNDRNYLLEASNIKIDCLYAHGLNDWNVKPINVYNVNQIAKNAKIKVILHQGEHISPHNIQSIDYLDICNLWLSNHLYNIDNKIVDTLPNIIVENNRTPDQWKEQSAWGGKNNKEIKLGSSIVSYSDNLTHIFKDKFDQKLTKYEDSFALNDPVFKDQCFVFNYQPDEKFTINGQVKIETEISTNQRTGLLSAALYEIKPQKISTKTPAPVPDRFFQITPHQERTPLVNFNQKSFEYRLITFGHLNLQNIQGPGIVNEIIPNTPLKLTLALQPTIYEVLKISKLRLILFGSDMKYTIHVVTPQTYQINLNKSKLKIPFSL